Within Trichoderma atroviride chromosome 2, complete sequence, the genomic segment CGATGGTATATCAGGCATGGACCATGAACGATGCGCAGCTCTGCACAATTACTTGTTACAGTACGCCTGGCTGGCTGAAGGCCGTTCGTTGGGCAGTCTGAGAAATAATTCCAACACCTTCTTCACCGTTCACGGTACTGCGGCCGAGCTTATTCGTACGCGGCTCAGCGTTTCTCTGGCGATGTTCCTTGATACCGCCAAGTTGCCTCCCGATGCTACCGAGTGGctgccattcttcttctgggccgGCGGGCTCTCCGACCCAGGCTCACTCATCGACGAAGCCCTGACCGACTTGTTCGACCAGCCAGAAGACAGCCTGGTGTGCTTGTACTTCCCCAACATCGGTCAGGGCGGTGAatctggcggcggcctgcTCTACCACCAACGCCACCACCGGGCTGCCGTCTTCATGCACATGGACGACCTCGGCTTTGCGTTACCCGTGGAGGCCCACCGAGAGCTCTGGCATCCGCTCGAGACGGTGCTGTCCAACTGGATCGGCCTGATTCACCTTGGCAAGGTCGCAGCGTCGCCCAGGGACGAGCCGGCCCTGTATGACAGCGAGAAGATTGGCCCCTGGGAGTGGCGGCCCTACGGCGAAGCCCAAGTTACGTCTTGCATCAGCGCGTGGAACCGCCTGTGCGAGGCCATCGAGGCGCGGATGCCACCACAGCCTCCGCCAGCCGCAGATCCAGGGCCTCTGCTGACACCCGCCGTCCTGGATGGAGCCTCTGTGCCTCAAGACTGCTTTTCGCGCTCGTTTCTCACCGCTGCTCGGCGGCCTCTGTTTAACTTCATTGCTCCCGGCCTTTTGCTGCCTCCGGCGGACACGtctgcctttgccgccgTGCAACCCTTTTCGAAATTGTCTCGCGGCTGTCACACCATACCTTCTGTTTGCATTTTCCCTGCTGCCGGCGGTGAGGAGGTTGACTTGGCGGGATCGCCATATCTGTTTTCCACCGGCATTGATGACTCAGTGCCGTCTCGTGTTCTTGCTGGTGTGTACACCGAACCAGTTGATAGGGGTAATTACGATTATGCCGAGGAAGGATTTCGGATGTTGCTTCCGTACGGCTTCAGGGGTGACTGGGGTGACCATTTAGGCGCGCGGAAAAGCGATGGATCAACTATTGAAAGGAATAAGGGTACGGAGCTTTTCCAACACGGATACAAACCTTTTGGTGGTGACTACTACCGGGCTCAGCGGCTGGAACGCTTGCTTGAGTGTTGGTTCAGGCTTGTTGACCAAGGTATCTGGTCGGTTGGGCCACAAGGGGTAGAAGGCACCATTGATACTTTCAAGGAGGCTGATACAGAGCGGTGGAAGGACTATCTCATCCCGCCCACTTGGTGACACACTGCTAGTTCTATTTCCCCTTATTTTACTGCCTTGAAGTATTTCGGCTTCGGCGTATTCCGACCCGTGTACAAATTTTCCCTTTACTGTGAGGGAATCAAGGAGATATGTAAGGACCCGAAAGGCTGGTCCTTGTGTTGACGCCATAAGGTCGTACAATGGGTGGCCAGCTTCTTACACGATCAGTGAGTAACATGCAATGTGCTAATTACATGCTCCGACAATAGATAATCACCTTGGAGATAATCTAACGCAATCTAAAATCCCCTGAATGAAATACACCATGAGACGGAAGAGGCAGGATATGTTCTCTCAGCTCCGCAATTCGAGCGGCAGCCATGCATATGGCCAAGTACGGGCGAGGTTAGTCCTCTGCGAAGGATTACATCTGCCAATTATAGCATGACTTGGCCGCATTGTTCTGGAAGTAACAATATAGCGATTGAAGCTCTTTATTAAAGTCTGGTGTCCTCTACTGGGTCAAGTGAGGTGATCAATTCAATGTTCATGTGGCACTTTCAAATCTTCCAAACATGATATGAAAAGAGTACTGCCACGCTTAACATTTATCGGCGAGGATATTTTGACAGGAGAAGCGTCACTGGAAAGCGTCTTGGTCGGCAAAACGATGTCCTGGGTAGCATCTCGACACACCACCCGTACCGAAGACAGAGCCTATTCACTTCTTAGAATTTTTGGCATCAATATGCCTCTTCTTTACGGATAGGGAGAGAAAGCATTTTTGCGACTGCAAAAGGAGATTCTGAAAGCTTCGACAGACCTAGCTATATTCGCCTGGATATTTGACGAGAATTCGGATACTTCGTGTGCGATACTGTTCCATCCGTGCCAAAGATCTTTTAGAGTTCCGACACTGTCAATATCTTGTGCCATCTGTTCATACAGAAAGATGAATGGGATTAAAAGGACGACAGCTTGACGTGACCGCGCAAGGCGCTGGGTCTCTAGGAGGCTTCGACGAATGCTGCCTTTTACTAATTGACTATACTACCTACAACAACGATTTGGCCGATAGAAATTTGTGCGTGAAGCAGAGGCAATATGGATCGAATCTCTGATTGAGCCATGGGTCTTACTTTCTCTGCCACTTCCCAGCAATGCCTCGCGTCTCAATGGGCGCTTCGCAATTCATAGCTCACCAAAACACCGAGCTCCTGCAAAAGATGGTTATCAGAAGCTGGCAAAACTCTATTCAAATCAACTTAGATAAGAGGGTTCGGGTAAAATACCCGCCTCTTCAAAGTTGGGATGTACTGAATGGTCGACTGTTCAACGACGGATATCGGGGGTTCTGGGGATATTGCAGACTATCGCTGCCCTCCTGCATTTCCAATCCCAATGATACGTCTTTGAACGATGGCCAACATGTATAGGGAGTGTGGCCTGGGCTTCACTCGGAAGAAAGTGAGACAATACTAGATATGAACTATAAatagaagcagctgaaatgATATGTCGCGTGAGACAGGGAGGCTATacatcttctgcttcattAACTACTTTCAAGGTAACGACAGACTGTAGCCCAGGCAGGTCAAAACAAGCATGTCCAGCTTGCGTCAATTATTTGCCTGCATACGGCGTCTTTTCTGTCGCACCTAGTAAGTGCACTCCTCCCCACACCCATTTCAGTGTAAGTGTCACCGAAAATGGCCCCCAACTGCGCATCCTTCGCATATCCTTGACATAGGCCTATTACCAGCTAGCTATACTAGAACCTGTACAAGCATCATATTTGCAGGGGTGTTCATCTTGTTCTGGGGTAATCCCATGTATAAATAGGTAGGACTTGAAGTTCTCTTGATCGCCCAGTATCTTGCATGCAATCTTAACAACATTTGCTCTGATATATACTTCTTACAGTCGGCTTGAATTCAGCTCTGTGAGCACAACCGTAATAATTACCGACTCTCTTCCATGGCTCTGGTACTAAATAACTCGCCGCAAGGAGAGAATCGGACCGCGGCGATTTACAGCGAAGGCACATTGGAATGGGACCTCAAACACAAACGACTACCGCCTCCAGGTATTCGCGTGCAGCGGCAAGATGCTCACTTTGGCATCCGCCAGAAGCCCAAAGACTTGTGGCGCAAAGCAAAAGGTGCCCTCATCACGTCAAGAAAAGAGCTGCAGATAGGGCCGCAGTTTCACTACAGCAAGCTTGGAACGGGAGAGATTCGGATTCTGAGCGTACAGCCAGGGAAAGACGACGAGCCCCTAAAAGCTACCCTTTTCAAACGCAAACTAGAAGATGTGCGTAATGGATACGAGGCGCTGTCTTACACATGGGGGAATCCCAAAGAAAAGCCCTTGGATAAGATTATGATACGCGACCTGGACGCAGCGCTACCTCAAGCAGTAAGCATGAAGACGGTAGTCCAGGCTGCGGTCTTCAAAGGCTGGGGTGCGCCTTTTTATATTCGAAGTAACCTGAATCGAGCACTCATGAGGCTGCGGAAAATGACTGATAGCCCCATCAACATCTGGGTAGATGCAATATGCATTGACCAGTCTGAGTCGGGGcacagagaaaaagaagagcaattggccatgatggcccAAATCTACAACTATGCATCCCATGTCTGCATCTGGCTGGGCGACGGCATTGCGCATGCAGATGGTGCCTTTGGCCTCGTCAGAGACATTAtgaattttaaaaaattcGATACAAAAGTCAAAAGCTCtgagacaaaggaaaattgGATTCAACTCATTGAGGTTATGAAGGCCCCTTGGTTTAGTCGACGGTGGATCATTCAGGAAGTCGCTCTTTCAAAGAGCGCATCGCTGCATTGCGCCGACCAGGTTGTCCATTGGGACGATTTTGCCGATGCTGTCTCGCTTTTGCTAGAAAAGATTCATGTTTTGAGAACCAGGTTTGATGAAGAAATATTTGAAGACGTTGAAACTACAAGCGCTTCAATACTCATACAATGCCTGGACAATATTTGCCACAAGTCGTACACGGGAGACGTGTTGGCCAAACTACTAGATCTCGAAACTTTGGTCTCAACCCTTCTTGGTTTCCAAGCGACGTCGCCTCGAGACACCATCTACTCAGTCTTATCGCTGGCTAATGACCCTCCCGGCGAAGATGAGCCCTGGACCGAAATCCATTCCGAGCAACTCGAGAGTAACTGGAGAAATGACCACGAGATGCCATTAAGCCAAGATCAATTACGCGagttgaaaaggaaaatcgCGTTGAAACCAAATTACGCCATCAGCACACGAGATGTTTTCATCGCATTTGTCACTCGTTCAATCTGTAAATCGAAAAGCCTAGACATCATCTGCCGGCACTGGGCACCCAATGTCACCGATGACGAGTTTTCAGAGAAGGTTCCCATGCCTTCGTGGATCTCAAACATATACAACGCACCGTTTGGCGGGCCGAATTCCTCGAAAGGGCGGCAGAATGGTGATAATTTTGTTGCATATCTTCCTCATGACCGACGGAAGCGATATAGGGCTTGCGGATCCTACTTGGCTGATGACTTTTCCATGGCTTTGGATCCATTCCTCCAATCCGCCGAAGGTCCATCTCTAAGAAAGAGCATGAATAGGAACAGAGCCCATAGCCTTCGGACGCAATTTCCTCTGCAGTCTTTTCCCTCACCTCGTCCCATCACGGTACTATCTCCGGTGGAAAACTGCTCACGTAAGTGAAAACAAGATGTCCTTCAGGGAAACTGCTGAGAGCTGACACTAGATATTTCTATCCTAGCCTTGATTGAACCATTTCCAGATTTACAAATCAGCACCGCAAATAGTTTGTCGACTCCGCCATCTCCAACGGCAGTAGAGGCTTCTTCGCTTTCAGAAACCAAGAGAGTCGGTGTAGCACCCGCCGTCACAGTTAGCGACCCCGCGGGGGGGACAACTGGCATAAGTCCGGCTTTAAAAGTTGAAATCCCACGATCTCCTCGAGTCAGTATCTCTGGAAACATCAAGTCCCGTCAAAGCTCTATCCGGGTTGTGTCATCGGATGTAGAGAGAAAGTATCAACTCAGCGGCGTGATTAAAGCCGGTGGAATCGTGCTTGGCAAGATCAAATACCAGTCCGATGTTATGCGAGGCGGCATCATCCCTGGCGAGTGGGTTACTCGGCTAGGCTGGAGGGCTGGAGAGAAACAGAACAAAGTCCCAGACACGCTCTGGCGACTGTTGGTGGCTGAtcgcgctgctggcggtgggaAACCGCCATCGTGGTATCAGCGGGCATGCTTGCACGGGCTGGTTGACCCTCGTGTATCTGACAACGAGGGCAATATCCATTCGGTCACGCCTCCGAACCGAAAGATTTCAGAGATGACGACGGAATACTTTCACCGCGTTGAAGCTGTGGTTTGGAACAGAAGATTGTTTGAAGCCGAGGCCAATGTCAGCCGTTTATCCAACGTCCAAGTTCTTACGCCAGAGACCAAGCAGGCAATGATCATTTTCCGCAAAGACATTAGCCTCGGGTCAGCATCAGGGCCTAAAAGTCTCTTTGGACTCGCATCTAAAGAAGCCGAGGACGGTGATTTGGTGTGCATTCTGTTTGGCTGTACAGTTCCTGTCATCCTAAGGCTTATAGAAGACTTGGGGCTTTATAAGCTGATTGGAGAAGCATATGTGCATGGTGTTATGGATGGCGAAGCGATGATCAGCAGCGAAGTGGTGGATGCGATGAAGGTAGATTTCCAAATATGCTAGGCAGATGTTTCGTCTCACTCAATGAAGCAGCCAATCCATATATAAAGCTTGTTtgattattatatataaaagtaatagtaatgGCAGCATTTCTGAATCAGCCACTCTCTTCCATAGCGTCATCCACATCAAGCGACGAACCTTCCAATCCAAATTCGACAGGATTaacatcatcctcgtcgatCCCATCCACAACAATCTGATAACTCTTTTTGTCCGAGCTTGCATCTTTATGAACAGATAACAAACTTCCATCAGTATACTGCGCGTGTGTGACATCACCAGCGGGGGAGATCTTGATTCGCCGAAGTTGGAATGCAAAAACGACAGTGTCTGATTTCCCTTGAGATTTCGTTACGCCTGATGCGCCTTCAAGGTCTAATTGAGGACGGACCGCGATTGGGACTTGCGGCAATGGAGCATCGACGCCTAGGCTGAGATGAAGCTCGTTCTGCTTTGCGACTCTGATAGCTGAGGAAGCGCCTTCTGCAATCATGACACCAGTCACCATGTAGAGCTTGGTTCGCCTCAGCCAAGAATAATTTTGGGCGATGAACTCTTGCACCTCCATTTGCTGCAAACTCTGCTTTATGTAGTCATCGCTTGGTTTGAACCATTGTGTCTGTAAGTTACTGAAGGACCATGTCTCTTCGACGGCGGACGACGCTTTTCCTCCAATTTTGCTTTGAAGGAGTTGCTGAAACTTTACGAAGAGTCCGAGGGCAAAGCTTTTGGAAGCGTTCAATGTGACGGCGCTATTAGCAGCATTGTGCAAGTATACTTTTTCCCCGGCGGAACCTGGAGAGACGGGTGGATTGTTTATAGGCTCTTGAACATAACTTGGATCCTCAATTATGCTTCCAAGCCTTATTGGTCCTTCCGGAGGAATCGTTGTTATGGGTGAAAGGAAGTATGACTTGACTCGGGCCGAAGACAAATCCATCGTGACAACAAAATGGCAGCTGAGTTGATGCAAGGTATAAGTGAAGATGGCTTTGGATTACCCCTCAAAATCGATGTTCAAAGGCGTCTATAAGGCAAATAAAGCCTGATGCTTCTATGGTGGGTGGCCATGCGCTCTCAATCAAATGGCCCCCACGTTTGTTTCACACTGGAAGTACCAGGTTATACTAGGTTATAGCGTAATCCTGAGGATGTGAGGCTGTCGATCATTTGGAAGCTCGCACACTTTGTAATTCTCGGCCTAAGGACATGAGGGCCAATCTAAACCCATGCCGTGCCTCGGTACTTTAGGGAAGCTGATACATTCACACCATCGATAGTCGTCATACAGCCTCGATTTTACTACGATATCCAATAGAATGAGTCCACGTCCCAGATCTCCAGGGGCCCCCATGCATGGTGATTCCTTTCGGTGTGATATTGCCTTTTAATGCAGAATCTATTGGCCACCTAGCGAGCCACAGCGTCTTGTATTGCATCGGGACACACACACATGGGGGATTAATCGCGCATCTTCTCAGGTCACTAGTAATGGCTAAAGATGCTAGAGGAAAAAAATTGGAAACTTGAATCATTTGATAAACTTCTTGACCGTACCATTGGAAGTCAGCTTACTTCCAAGCCTTCATATTTGTATGCAACCGCCGCATAGGTAAGTAGTGCTCTGATGTATAACACTAGCTCTTCCGACAACATAAACCAGCTCTATGCGTCTATTGAGGAATTTGATGGTGATATTGATCGCCTGATTGATGACTGGGGGGGTACTATATCCTTCGGTGAAAAGCCAATTAGAGACAGCGGATGAACTGAACTTGATGAATAGCTTTGCCGATATCTTACTTGAGAACGGAAAGCTTGAGTTGGCTACTTCAGTAGATGAGGATATTCAAGAGATATTGGAGTCCGATGCAGAAAACGAGTTGGACGAATGGAATCGCCATCGTTTTTACTCGCTCATAAATGGAAGATGGAGTGGCCAAGCAAACTCGGCGACGATAACCAACTCTAGCGGCTCACAGTACGTTGCGGCTTTCTCATGCCGAGATGAGACACCAAGGAGCTATACACCAATAACAAATCCATCTCACTCGCAGTATAACGCTGCTTTCTCACGCAGAGATGAAATTCCAAGAAGCTGGGCGCCGAAAGCCACCCCAACGCCCGGCCCTCTTCAAGGGGTCGAATCATctgaaagaagagcaaatcaACGCCCTTTACCGGCTGAAGAGAGACTACAGCATAGATCCACAACAACCCACGCCAATGATATAACTCGGGGAGATACGTCTTTTGCGCCATTATTAGGACAGAGCCATGAACCATCTTTAGGATCTAAACAGTATGCCCCGTAATACACTACTAGAAAGATTTGGAGATCTAACATTAGCATAGACAGAGCCAAGCAGGCCTTTGGCAAACACATCTTCAGAATAAAACACACAAGTTCATGTATGGCAAAGACGAACAATTCTTTGGCACAAACGGCACCGGGGGCCCAGCGTACGAGCCTGTCAAAATCGCAGTCCTCGATTCAGACATTTCTCCAAAACATCTAAAGCCATTCAGAATGCGAATCAAAGCCAGAGAGAACTTTGCGGGCGGGCAACAGAATGCTGCCGACACTGATCATGGCACGACAGTTGCTCAGTTGGTGCTCAAAGCGTGTCCAACAGCACATGTATACGTTGCTCAAGTCACCAAGCTGAATTCATTTGGCGAATCTGCCGTTGACGCTGAAGCCGCAGCAAAGGCAATTGAATACGCAGCTGATCCGACAGGCTGGGGAGTTGATATCATCACCATGTCGTTCGGCTGGACGCACGTCAATAAGCGCATTAGCGAggctctttcttttgctaaACAGCACGGCGTCCTCATGTTTGCCTCGACGACAAATTACGGATTTACCGAAACAAACAGCATTCTCTACCCAGGTCGCGCGCAAGAAGTAATCTGTGTAGACGCTGCAGAAGACACCGGGCAGTTGGCGGGCTTTGCCATTGAGGATATCATCCAAGGGCGCATCGAGAGATTCTCAGCCCCGGGCCTAGGTATAAAGAGTGCTATTTCAGGCGAATCAATGGATGGAAGCTCCTTTGCGTGTCCCCTGGCTGCAGGAATTGCGGCATTAGCACTCGAGTTTGCCAGACAAATCCCTTTATGCGGTAGCAAGAGTGTGCAAGAAGCAGTTCAGCAGCGCGAGGGCATGGTAAGAATTTTGAGGGAAATGTCAAAGCTAaactcatcgtcgtcatccagGTTCCTTTGCCCGTGGGAGCTTttgggtgatgatgatggagttTACGGAGGCGATGGGCGGCCTGGCAGCGCAAGATATTTCGTTGCCTATCGCTTTGTCCGTCTTCTAAGGCAGGAATTTGGTTCAGATATTGGAAAGGAAATATTTCCTTAAGCCGAATTTTATTGGGAGAATCGTCCAATGCTCTTGATCATGCTAAAAATGATAACCTCAGCTGTGCCTATTGCTCCATGAAGTAGGTATTTGGACAccaatacatgtatatgctACGGGAGAAACTGAATGCAGCAAAGAACCAAAAAAATCAGAATGGTGACACAAAGATAACATGAACCTTTATTTAGCCCTTTGTGATTACAGACGCTCCTAAAACATATGCCTTCAGCCATTTCCAACTTCAGGCCTCTTTAGAGGCTTCAGCGGCCTCAGAAGCAGCCCCGCGATAACTCGTAGTGGGGAAGCGAGGCCCATCGCACTAAGGCTACAGGCACGGCTAAACTCTGGCTTAGCGCTCCATCAATCCTCCCCCACTATCGCGGCAGCTTCGTGAAGCTTGAACGACATTCAACATCCAGCCTTCAGCATCTTCCCTGCCTGCTTATGAAAATATTTACCGCTACTAGGACTCCCCTTTGATCTTTATAGAAGTCGAAACCCCCCAGAGCAGCATAACTTCCGACAAAGACCTCGACGGCGCACGACAACATCCTACTGGATATCAAGGCCCAGTTCCCTCTGAGCATGACGATCGGCAAATAGGCACCTAGCCAGACCAAGCTCACAACGGCCCGTATATATTCTGCGGCCTGCATGCCCTCATCCTGCCCAattccctcctcctctaTCCCGCCTTCTGCTATAGCTTCACGGCATCTGTGAAGCCCACCCACCATGGACGACGCCAAACTCTTCTTCGACGACTTGGCTCCGGCCATCACAAGTTCGACTTCCAAGGCCtacgatgccgccgccaaaacCTATGCCGCATCCGTGACAACAAGGCTACCTGCTGGCATACGCACCACAATCCTGCGTGATCCAGTCCAGTCTCTCCAGGTACTTCcgctttgttcttcttttttcagctgctgcctCCCATCTTAAGCCTTGAATGCTGACGGACGGTACAGCTTGTTGACCCCGCTACCAACTCTATCGGATACCTCGCGATCATCGATGTTCTTCTCCGCGGCTCCATTCCACCATCTGTTTCCCGCCAACTTTTACTAGACAGTACTCTCCAATTTCTGTTCAAGTTTGATCCAATCCAGATTAGATATGTCGGGTCTCTGTTCCGAGCCCTGCTGGAAGATCTCAGCGGCTTGTTTTCGGTACGCAGCGGCCCTACCCGTCAATGACATGTCCACCCGATAAGATATCAGCTGCTAACGATGATGCGCCGTATGTGGTAGCCCACGGTTGCAGTAGAGCTGCTTGCAAACGCAATCCTTCGAATCGATCCGAGCGGATCCACGTTTACGTCGACGCACCTAGTCATGGCGAAACTGGCGTACGATGCAAACTGTATAGAGCCTGCTCTCAAAGTCCTTGATGCCGACATTCTTTTCTATCCACGAAACACACGCTTCGAAGACACAAAGAGATTATGCGATACAGAGCTCGAGCCCTATGCCTACATGTCCCTGGCTGGCCTTACAGATGCCATCAAGAGCACTTCGATACTCGAATATCACTTTGTTCAGGCCATGTCATATCTATCAAGAAGAGACTGGCGCAAATCACAGGCAGCATTAGAAAAAGTAATTGGACATCCGACCAAGGATAAAGGCGTTAGTAAAATTATGTCAGAGAGCTACAAAAAATGGATATTGGTAGGGCTGCTCAAAGACGGACGGCCTCCCAGCTTCCCTCACTACATTACCAGTGTGACGAAGTTTACTTTCAACGGGTTAAGCGAGCCTTACAGTAATCTGGCCTCGTTATTCACCACGGAAAATGCATCAGCTCTGAAAGAGGAAGCCGTCAAAGGACAAGCCACTtgggaagaggacaagaacCTAACTCTGCTTGAAGAAGTGATATCCTCATACCAGAAGTGGCAGATTATCAACCTTCGCCGGATATATCGCCAAGTCTCCATTGCTCAAATTCGACAGACGACCTTGAGCGCCCATACGGCCGAGACTTTACAgagcgacgacgaggtcCTTGCGCTGGTCAGCGACATGATTGAATCTGGCATGCTCAAGGGCCAACTCCAGGTTGGGCCTACAGCCGAGGAGAGCTACCTGACGTTTCACGAAGAACATGACTTGATGACAGAAGCCGAATTTGCAGCCGAAGTGGCCCGTagccacagcagcatcgAGGCGCTGACAAAGCAGTATCGAGCGACAAATGAGCGGCTGAGTTCTACAAAGGACTACGCACGACACGTAGTGCGTGAACAGAAGCGAATGGAGAAGGACATGGCCGATGCGGGAGTCGGCTTCGATGTGAATATAGAAGATGAGGACCTGATGACGGGTGTGCTGGGCACTATCTAGACGAACTTGTCCCCGCcaaggacgacgacgatgactgCATgggcgacggcagcgacgaATTTTGGGGAGAGAAACAATGAATACATTTGCCGTCGGCCTGGGCTACTTCGAAATGATGGAAAGTCAGGCTGTAGAAGATGGAGCTATAACATGAATAGAGCATTATACGACACGCCGTCTTCTCTATAGCACACGATGTTGATTTTATTGGGTGATTCAAACGTCGACAGCGTCTCGATTCGTATTCCCAGTCTGACTTTTGACTGGCTCTAGTATTTGATTACATTCGGTATGTCCATTTTGCAATTGCCTATCAATGTCGTTTTTGATGAAACTCATTCGCCCGACTAGTATCCTCCGTTAATATGCGGCATAATAATtgtataaaataaaataaaatgcaTCTATGAGCCCGTATAGTGAACACATTTCCCATCAAAGACAGTGCGCACTGCAAGCCTGATCGTGAGTCCCTCTTTGTATATGATTGCTGCCTTGCCGCTCCCAAGCCAAACTCTTAATGATTAGAAATAAAAGCAAAgccgaaaaaaaatcaaaactCGTTACGCCTTTTTCCCCTTTATATCCTCTAGAATAATCTTCATGACATGCCCTTTCTCCGACGAATAAAGTTGGGCAATGTGTAAGAGTCGTGCTTCTCTTGCATGGTCGATGCAGAGGGCGATCCGATTCTGGAGCCGTTTCTCTTTTCCGgtgcgcagcagcatcccATGGCGGCGTGCAGTAGGAATGCGAAATCCGTGGACAAGGCGGCGATCCACATAAAGGCAAACATCTTGGCGCCAATATCGCACTGGATGTTGAGCTGGTCCTGCGCCGTGAGGGCAATCTTGGCGGCAACACTGATGACGGTGGCGATGATTGCGGCCACTGTGAGGACGATGCCCGCTACGCCGCCGACGAGGGACGTGAAGAGGCTGAACCATCGCGTTCGGAGGACGAGAGGGGTGGCGAGCAGGAGGACGAAGTTGAGGACGATGCCGGACATGAAGAAGGCGTACATGACTTGGGATCCGATGCGGAGGAGGGTGAGGATGGTGACGACTTCGGAGGGGAGGGCGATTTTGGCGCCGGCGAGGAGTTCGCCCACGAGGACTTCGACGGGATTGAACCAGAAGAAGGATTTTGGGGGGGGAGCAGAAGGTTACGCCTCTGTAGAGGTCAAGGTTAGCTTTTGAACTCGGCATTGGCTCTCTGACAGCTTCTCATGAAGTTGAGTTTCGAGGCAGGAGAAGTGACATACTCATCATTGTATCCCTCGCAGTAACTCCACACACCAACCTGATAAAAGTCATGGAGGCCGAGACTCCGCGCGACGGAGTTGAGCAGATTTGAGTTTTCGACCGAAATGGGGATGATGTGAGAGACGtcgagcttgaagaagaagatgtcgtCGAGAACGGGGTTGATGTGAGTGTTGccgatgaggacgaggatgaggaatGGGATCGTGATGAAGTAGCTGATGCCGGCGACGGTGGCCGCAAAAGTCCGTACACtcatgatttcttcttcttcttcttcttcgtgaTTGTTTATAAAGACGGCACTAAACGGCAAGACGGCATAGAtgattcaaaaaaaaaaaaaaggcgaatgaagaagacgcgagaagaagacgggatGAAAGGGAGGGAGGGGCGTACAACACCcgttgtttttgttttgggcAGGGGAGGGAGATTTTGTATAACAAAACAGCAGAAAACGAATAAGAAACgaataagagaaaagatggggggaaagagaagaataacGAGATACGAAACGAAATGAATTGAATAATagacgaaaaaaa encodes:
- a CDS encoding uncharacterized protein (EggNog:ENOG41), with product MDLSQLPDVSNRLVTAGNPARDGISGMDHERCAALHNYLLQYAWLAEGRSLGSLRNNSNTFFTVHGTAAELIRTRLSVSLAMFLDTAKLPPDATEWLPFFFWAGGLSDPGSLIDEALTDLFDQPEDSLVCLYFPNIGQGGESGGGLLYHQRHHRAAVFMHMDDLGFALPVEAHRELWHPLETVLSNWIGLIHLGKVAASPRDEPALYDSEKIGPWEWRPYGEAQVTSCISAWNRLCEAIEARMPPQPPPAADPGPLLTPAVLDGASVPQDCFSRSFLTAARRPLFNFIAPGLLLPPADTSAFAAVQPFSKLSRGCHTIPSVCIFPAAGGEEVDLAGSPYLFSTGIDDSVPSRVLAGVYTEPVDRGNYDYAEEGFRMLLPYGFRGDWGDHLGARKSDGSTIERNKGTELFQHGYKPFGGDYYRAQRLERLLECWFRLVDQGIWSVGPQGVEGTIDTFKEADTERWKDYLIPPTW
- a CDS encoding uncharacterized protein (EggNog:ENOG41); translated protein: MDLSSARVKSYFLSPITTIPPEGPIRLGSIIEDPSYVQEPINNPPVSPGSAGEKVYLHNAANSAVTLNASKSFALGLFVKFQQLLQSKIGGKASSAVEETWSFSNLQTQWFKPSDDYIKQSLQQMEVQEFIAQNYSWLRRTKLYMVTGVMIAEGASSAIRVAKQNELHLSLGVDAPLPQVPIAVRPQLDLEGASGVTKSQGKSDTVVFAFQLRRIKISPAGDVTHAQYTDGSLLSVHKDASSDKKSYQIVVDGIDEDDVNPVEFGLEGSSLDVDDAMEESG
- a CDS encoding uncharacterized protein (EggNog:ENOG41~MEROPS:MER0000309): MYGKDEQFFGTNGTGGPAYEPVKIAVLDSDISPKHLKPFRMRIKARENFAGGQQNAADTDHGTTVAQLVLKACPTAHVYVAQVTKLNSFGESAVDAEAAAKAIEYAADPTGWGVDIITMSFGWTHVNKRISEALSFAKQHGVLMFASTTNYGFTETNSILYPGRAQEVICVDAAEDTGQLAGFAIEDIIQGRIERFSAPGLGIKSAISGESMDGSSFACPLAAGIAALALEFARQIPLCGSKSVQEAVQQREGMVRILREMSKLNSSSSSRFLCPWELLGDDDGVYGGDGRPGSARYFVAYRFVRLLRQEFGSDIGKEIFP
- a CDS encoding uncharacterized protein (EggNog:ENOG41), with product MALVLNNSPQGENRTAAIYSEGTLEWDLKHKRLPPPGIRVQRQDAHFGIRQKPKDLWRKAKGALITSRKELQIGPQFHYSKLGTGEIRILSVQPGKDDEPLKATLFKRKLEDVRNGYEALSYTWGNPKEKPLDKIMIRDLDAALPQAVSMKTVVQAAVFKGWGAPFYIRSNLNRALMRLRKMTDSPINIWVDAICIDQSESGHREKEEQLAMMAQIYNYASHVCIWLGDGIAHADGAFGLVRDIMNFKKFDTKVKSSETKENWIQLIEVMKAPWFSRRWIIQEVALSKSASLHCADQVVHWDDFADAVSLLLEKIHVLRTRFDEEIFEDVETTSASILIQCLDNICHKSYTGDVLAKLLDLETLVSTLLGFQATSPRDTIYSVLSLANDPPGEDEPWTEIHSEQLESNWRNDHEMPLSQDQLRELKRKIALKPNYAISTRDVFIAFVTRSICKSKSLDIICRHWAPNVTDDEFSEKVPMPSWISNIYNAPFGGPNSSKGRQNGDNFVAYLPHDRRKRYRACGSYLADDFSMALDPFLQSAEGPSLRKSMNRNRAHSLRTQFPLQSFPSPRPITVLSPVENCSPLIEPFPDLQISTANSLSTPPSPTAVEASSLSETKRVGVAPAVTVSDPAGGTTGISPALKVEIPRSPRVSISGNIKSRQSSIRVVSSDVERKYQLSGVIKAGGIVLGKIKYQSDVMRGGIIPGEWVTRLGWRAGEKQNKVPDTLWRLLVADRAAGGGKPPSWYQRACLHGLVDPRVSDNEGNIHSVTPPNRKISEMTTEYFHRVEAVVWNRRLFEAEANVSRLSNVQVLTPETKQAMIIFRKDISLGSASGPKSLFGLASKEAEDGDLVCILFGCTVPVILRLIEDLGLYKLIGEAYVHGVMDGEAMISSEVVDAMKVDFQIC
- a CDS encoding uncharacterized protein (EggNog:ENOG41~TransMembrane:2 (n8-19c24/25o34-57i78-98o)) produces the protein MYAFFMSGIVLNFVLLLATPLVLRTRWFSLFTSLVGGVAGIVLTVAAIIATVISVAAKIALTAQDQLNIQCDIGAKMFAFMWIAALSTDFAFLLHAAMGCCCAPEKRNGSRIGSPSASTMQEKHDSYTLPNFIRRRKGMS